GGTTTTCAGAATGTTACCTCTCCCTCAGGGGCACAGGGATTTTGGCAGTTTCTGGAAGAAACGGGAAAAAAATATGGTCTTGAAATCAATGAATATGTCGATGAAAGATACCATGTCGTCAAAGCCACCGAAGCTGCCTGTGCTTATTTCAAAGAAGCTTACGGATACTTTAATAACTGGACATTAACGGCTGCTTCCTACAACATGGGAATAGGTGGTATTGTCAATCAGTTAAACAAACAAAAAACGGCTTCTTTTTATGACCTCTATCTGAATATCGAAACAAGCAGATATATTTTCAGAATACTTGCGGCCAAACTCATATTTGAAAATCCTGAAGATTATGGCTTTTATGTTTTGAAAAGTCATCTTTACAAGCCATACAACACTTATCAGGTCATAATCGACTCTCCTCTTACTTCCCTTGTCGATTTTGCTCTTTCTCAGGGGATTACCTACCGGACATTAAAATTGCTCAATCCATGGCTGCGTTCAACTGAATTGCCCAACAAAAACAAAAAAGTCTATTACATTGATCTGCCTGAAAAAAACAGCACTGTTATCGAAGAAGAAGATAAAGTTGGCGAACCAAAGAAAGAAGAACCTGTCCGGATTTATGAACCAAAACCTGACAGCATTGTTTATTTCACAGCCGAAAGAAACATGAAACTGAAAGAAATTGCCGTTTTATATCATGTCAGCGAAGCACAGCTGAAAGAATGGAATTCATTAAAATCTTCAAAAGTTAAAAAAGGGAGCTGTCTCAGAATAATAATCAGGAAATAAATATGGATGACGTTTTTGAGGAAGGGAAAATCAGTATTTACGGAGCTTGCGAACATAACCTGAAAAACATCAGTCTTGATATTCCAAGAAACAGGCTGGTAGTGATCACCGGCCTCAGCGGAAGCGGTAAAAGCTCGCTTGCCTTTGA
This window of the Sphingobacteriales bacterium genome carries:
- a CDS encoding transglycosylase SLT domain-containing protein, with the protein product MKKYSVYIIIFLCLVVIWQFFMFNTITSREKHRSEFLEHYRVYSLELPDHLTFAGENVPLESEDVRERLDRELLVNVYWQSNTLLNIKRASRWFPVIEAILKKNGIPDDFKYVAMVESGFQNVTSPSGAQGFWQFLEETGKKYGLEINEYVDERYHVVKATEAACAYFKEAYGYFNNWTLTAASYNMGIGGIVNQLNKQKTASFYDLYLNIETSRYIFRILAAKLIFENPEDYGFYVLKSHLYKPYNTYQVIIDSPLTSLVDFALSQGITYRTLKLLNPWLRSTELPNKNKKVYYIDLPEKNSTVIEEEDKVGEPKKEEPVRIYEPKPDSIVYFTAERNMKLKEIAVLYHVSEAQLKEWNSLKSSKVKKGSCLRIIIRK